One Pectobacterium polaris DNA window includes the following coding sequences:
- a CDS encoding MltR family transcriptional regulator has protein sequence MLWAGLKGREVTMEETQAFENRVLEALNSGKTVRDFMLCAVELLAEAVSILMLQVFRKDDYAVKYAVEPLMTGTGPLGDLSVRLKLIYGLGMISRKEYEDAELLMALGEELAHDDRHYRFTDDEILGPIGELHCVAALPTEPALPPVADAADPLLVSMQRQRYQQMVRSTLVLSLTTLIAQISLKKAF, from the coding sequence ATGCTGTGGGCGGGGTTAAAAGGTCGAGAAGTGACGATGGAAGAAACACAGGCGTTTGAAAACCGGGTTCTGGAAGCGCTGAACTCAGGGAAGACCGTGCGCGACTTTATGCTCTGCGCCGTTGAGCTGCTGGCTGAAGCGGTCAGTATCCTGATGTTGCAGGTGTTCCGTAAAGATGATTATGCGGTGAAATATGCCGTTGAACCCCTGATGACGGGAACGGGCCCGCTGGGCGACCTTTCCGTGCGCCTGAAACTGATTTATGGCCTGGGAATGATCAGCCGTAAAGAGTACGAAGATGCGGAGCTGTTAATGGCGCTGGGCGAAGAGCTGGCACATGACGATCGGCATTACCGTTTTACCGATGATGAAATTCTGGGGCCTATCGGCGAGCTGCACTGTGTGGCGGCGTTGCCTACAGAGCCTGCCTTGCCGCCGGTGGCCGACGCCGCCGATCCGCTTTTGGTGAGTATGCAGCGGCAGCGTTATCAGCAGATGGTGCGTTCCACGCTGGTGCTATCCCTGACCACCTTAATTGCGCAAATCAGTCTGAAAAAGGCGTTTTAA
- a CDS encoding YibL family ribosome-associated protein: MKEQEKAEIKRLSDQLDKLTHKQTTLLEQGDAEAIALNLEACEKLTAEIERLRNVREQKLSKEAQKLANLPFKRAITKKEQADMGTLKKSVRGLVVVHPMTALGREMDLKEMTGFAPKPF; this comes from the coding sequence ATGAAAGAGCAGGAAAAAGCAGAGATCAAACGCCTTAGCGACCAATTGGATAAGCTGACGCATAAGCAGACCACGCTGCTGGAACAAGGTGATGCTGAAGCCATCGCCCTCAATCTGGAGGCCTGCGAGAAGCTAACGGCTGAAATCGAGCGCCTGCGTAACGTGAGAGAACAGAAGCTCAGCAAAGAAGCACAGAAACTGGCGAACCTGCCTTTCAAACGTGCGATTACTAAAAAAGAGCAAGCTGATATGGGAACGTTGAAGAAAAGCGTTCGCGGTTTGGTGGTAGTGCACCCGATGACGGCTCTGGGGCGCGAGATGGATTTAAAAGAGATGACAGGCTTCGCGCCGAAACCGTTCTAA
- the xylA gene encoding xylose isomerase: protein MQAYFEQIEKVRYEGSQSNNSFAFRHYNPDQEILGKRMADHLRFAVAYWHTFCWNGADMFGVGSFARPWQQSGDALELAKRKADIAFEFFQKLSVPYYCFHDVDVAPEGNSLKEYLHNFAVITDVLAEKQQDSGVKLLWGTANCFTHPRYGAGAATNPDPDVFAWAATQVFTAMNATKKLGGENYVLWGGREGYETLLNTDLRQEREQIGRFMQMVVEHKHKIGFQGTLLIEPKPQEPTKHQYDYDVATVYGFLKQFGLEKEIKVNVEANHATLAGHSFHHEIATAVALGIFGSVDANRGDPQLGWDTDQFPNSVEENALIMYEILKAGGFTTGGLNFDAKVRRQSTDRYDLFHAHIGAMDTMALALKAAARMIEDDKLNQLVAKRYAGWNGELGQQILQGKASLESLTRYAENHQLAPQHQSGQQELLENLVNRHLFG, encoded by the coding sequence ATGCAAGCCTATTTTGAACAGATCGAAAAAGTCCGTTATGAAGGTAGCCAAAGCAACAATTCCTTCGCCTTTCGTCACTACAACCCCGATCAGGAAATACTCGGTAAACGTATGGCGGACCACTTACGTTTTGCCGTCGCGTATTGGCACACGTTCTGCTGGAACGGCGCGGATATGTTCGGTGTCGGCTCCTTTGCTCGTCCGTGGCAGCAGTCAGGAGACGCGCTGGAGCTGGCGAAGCGCAAGGCAGATATCGCATTCGAATTTTTTCAAAAGCTCAGCGTGCCTTACTACTGCTTTCATGACGTCGATGTTGCACCGGAAGGGAACTCACTGAAAGAGTATCTGCATAACTTTGCGGTCATTACTGATGTACTGGCGGAAAAACAACAGGATAGCGGTGTGAAGCTGCTGTGGGGTACCGCTAACTGCTTCACTCATCCCCGCTACGGCGCAGGCGCGGCCACCAATCCTGACCCAGACGTCTTTGCCTGGGCCGCCACGCAGGTGTTCACTGCCATGAACGCGACCAAAAAACTGGGGGGCGAAAACTATGTGCTGTGGGGCGGGCGTGAGGGATATGAAACCCTGCTCAACACCGACCTGCGTCAGGAACGTGAACAGATCGGCCGCTTCATGCAGATGGTCGTCGAACATAAACACAAAATCGGTTTTCAGGGCACGCTGCTCATCGAACCGAAACCGCAGGAACCGACCAAACACCAATATGATTATGATGTCGCCACCGTTTATGGCTTCCTGAAGCAGTTTGGGCTGGAAAAAGAGATTAAAGTCAACGTGGAAGCCAACCACGCTACGCTGGCAGGCCATTCCTTCCATCATGAAATCGCCACCGCTGTCGCACTGGGCATTTTCGGATCTGTCGATGCAAACCGCGGCGATCCGCAGCTCGGCTGGGACACCGATCAGTTCCCTAACAGCGTGGAAGAGAACGCGCTGATCATGTACGAAATTCTCAAAGCGGGTGGCTTCACAACGGGTGGGCTGAACTTTGATGCCAAAGTTCGCCGCCAGAGCACCGATCGCTATGACCTTTTCCATGCTCATATCGGCGCGATGGATACGATGGCGCTGGCGCTCAAGGCTGCTGCCAGAATGATTGAAGATGATAAGCTCAATCAGCTGGTCGCTAAACGCTATGCGGGCTGGAACGGGGAACTGGGTCAGCAAATCCTACAAGGTAAGGCCTCGCTGGAATCGCTTACCCGCTATGCGGAAAACCATCAACTGGCACCACAGCACCAGAGTGGCCAGCAAGAATTGCTGGAAAATCTGGTTAACCGCCACCTATTTGGCTAA
- the xylF gene encoding D-xylose ABC transporter substrate-binding protein, with translation MKVNHFLLSACAVFILACQPGFAKDVKIGMAIDDLRLERWQKDRDLFVEQAKKQGADVFVQSANGNEATQISQIENMINRGVDVLVIIPYNGQVLGNVIAEAKREGIKVLAYDRMINNADVDFYISFDNEKVGELQAKYLVDKVPGGNYFLMGGSPVDNNAKLFRQGQMKVLTPLIESGKIKVVGDQWVDAWLPENALKIMENALTASSNKIDAVVASNDATAGGAIQALAAQGLAGKVAISGQDADLAAIKRIVAGTQTMTVYKPISKLAKDAADIAVALGSDKTPESNAKLNNGLKDIPSFLLTPIPVDKSNIDSTVIADGFHKKTDVY, from the coding sequence ATGAAAGTTAACCATTTTTTACTCTCAGCTTGTGCCGTATTCATTCTTGCTTGTCAGCCCGGATTCGCTAAGGACGTTAAAATAGGCATGGCGATTGATGATTTGCGTCTCGAACGCTGGCAGAAAGATCGCGATCTTTTTGTTGAGCAAGCCAAAAAGCAGGGTGCTGATGTTTTTGTTCAATCAGCAAACGGCAATGAAGCGACACAAATTTCTCAAATAGAAAACATGATCAATCGCGGTGTCGATGTATTGGTGATTATTCCTTATAACGGTCAGGTACTTGGTAATGTTATTGCGGAAGCAAAACGTGAGGGAATAAAAGTGCTTGCTTACGATCGCATGATTAATAATGCGGACGTGGATTTTTATATTTCATTTGATAATGAGAAGGTTGGAGAACTGCAGGCGAAATATCTCGTCGATAAGGTGCCTGGCGGGAACTATTTCTTAATGGGCGGCTCTCCAGTCGATAATAATGCGAAGCTGTTTCGCCAGGGGCAAATGAAAGTGCTCACGCCGTTGATCGAGAGTGGGAAAATAAAAGTGGTCGGCGATCAGTGGGTTGATGCCTGGCTACCAGAGAATGCGCTGAAAATTATGGAAAATGCGCTAACGGCGAGCAGCAATAAGATTGATGCTGTTGTGGCGTCGAACGATGCCACGGCGGGCGGGGCGATTCAGGCGCTTGCCGCACAGGGATTGGCAGGGAAAGTGGCGATTTCCGGTCAGGATGCCGATCTGGCTGCAATCAAACGTATTGTGGCAGGCACGCAAACCATGACGGTCTATAAGCCGATCAGCAAGCTGGCGAAAGACGCCGCAGATATCGCCGTGGCACTCGGCTCCGATAAAACCCCGGAATCCAACGCTAAATTAAACAATGGGTTGAAAGACATTCCTTCCTTCTTACTGACTCCAATTCCCGTCGATAAATCTAATATCGATTCCACCGTCATTGCCGATGGCTTCCACAAAAAAACGGATGTGTATTAA
- a CDS encoding methyl-accepting chemotaxis protein, with translation MAMNFDNLKVGKKLGLGFFLILLMTMVIAGAGIMHIGSLKDSIDKVNLSNDINDEINQAKYYRALYGTTYNPDDIKKNVEHIANVSKLAEKAKEFHWPESDAKKIASIPTLITSYQEKQSNYINAVGKKDAVRKSWNISTTEKPLEQLNDQLKTDNNSANLQLLLSDLNQKLIAVRYHVRGLLLSTNKESEEKLTDAINAAQTSLTFLYQSLSAEQRETLTPVLAIMNNYEEQVLAYMPAYEEEMAQAGQMQVVAGQLNDVVKSLLSDQLAASQEDIRNATLQMSIAALITLLLGLLISWFISRQITTPLGNTLSMAEKIATGDLTMSINTTRKDELGQLMSAMSKMNDNLHNMIDDIRVGVSQISNASSEIVAGNTDLSSRTEQQAAAVEQTAASMEQLTATVKQNADNAHHANKLAISASQTAKQGGEQVNNVVQTMTAIESSSKRIAEITSVINSIAFQTNILALNAAVEAARAGEQGRGFAVVASEVRSLAQRSSQAAKEIEGLISESVTQVSRGATLVGNAGKTMNDIVTSITQVHDIMGEIATASDEQSRGISQVSQAIVEMDSTTQQNAALVEQSSAAADSLEEQARLLKQAVSVFRLANSQHDDTPAGIAFADQTHRLHAPR, from the coding sequence ATGGCTATGAATTTTGACAATCTAAAAGTCGGTAAAAAATTAGGATTAGGCTTTTTCCTGATTCTGCTGATGACCATGGTGATTGCTGGTGCGGGCATTATGCATATTGGCTCGCTGAAAGACAGTATTGATAAAGTTAATTTAAGCAACGATATCAATGATGAAATTAATCAGGCTAAATATTACCGCGCATTATATGGCACCACCTATAATCCTGATGATATAAAAAAGAACGTTGAACACATTGCCAATGTTAGTAAACTCGCTGAAAAAGCAAAAGAATTTCACTGGCCGGAAAGCGACGCCAAGAAAATAGCCAGTATCCCAACATTAATTACCAGCTATCAGGAAAAACAAAGTAATTATATTAATGCAGTGGGAAAAAAGGATGCCGTCAGAAAAAGCTGGAATATCTCAACAACAGAAAAACCCCTAGAACAGCTCAACGATCAATTAAAGACGGACAATAACAGCGCTAACCTTCAATTATTACTTTCTGATCTGAACCAAAAACTAATTGCCGTCCGCTACCACGTTCGTGGGTTATTACTGTCTACCAATAAAGAATCTGAAGAAAAGCTGACGGATGCCATCAACGCAGCACAAACGTCATTGACCTTCCTGTATCAAAGCCTGTCTGCCGAACAGCGTGAAACACTGACACCCGTTCTGGCAATAATGAACAATTATGAAGAGCAGGTTCTGGCCTATATGCCGGCCTATGAGGAGGAAATGGCGCAGGCGGGGCAAATGCAGGTTGTCGCCGGACAGTTAAACGACGTAGTTAAATCCCTGCTCAGCGATCAGTTGGCGGCATCGCAGGAAGACATTCGCAATGCCACGCTGCAAATGAGCATCGCCGCGCTGATTACGCTACTGCTTGGTCTGCTGATTTCCTGGTTTATTTCACGTCAGATCACGACACCGCTTGGCAACACATTGAGCATGGCTGAGAAAATCGCAACAGGCGATCTCACCATGTCCATCAACACAACTCGTAAGGATGAGCTGGGTCAGTTGATGAGTGCGATGTCGAAAATGAATGACAACCTGCACAATATGATCGATGACATTCGCGTCGGCGTCAGCCAGATTTCTAACGCGTCCAGCGAGATCGTCGCGGGTAACACGGACCTGTCATCACGTACCGAGCAGCAGGCCGCTGCCGTTGAGCAAACCGCCGCCAGCATGGAGCAGCTCACCGCGACGGTTAAGCAAAACGCAGATAACGCACACCACGCCAACAAGCTGGCAATCAGCGCATCTCAAACCGCAAAACAAGGCGGTGAGCAGGTGAATAACGTGGTGCAAACCATGACGGCGATTGAGAGCAGTTCTAAGCGTATCGCGGAAATCACGTCCGTCATCAACAGCATCGCCTTCCAGACCAACATTCTGGCATTGAACGCCGCGGTGGAAGCCGCCCGCGCCGGTGAGCAAGGCCGTGGATTTGCCGTTGTTGCCAGCGAAGTCCGTAGCCTTGCCCAGCGCAGTTCTCAGGCCGCGAAGGAAATCGAAGGCCTGATCTCTGAATCGGTTACTCAGGTATCACGCGGAGCGACGCTGGTTGGCAATGCCGGTAAAACGATGAATGATATCGTCACCTCTATCACGCAGGTGCATGACATCATGGGTGAAATTGCTACCGCATCGGATGAGCAAAGCCGGGGAATTAGCCAGGTTAGCCAGGCGATTGTTGAGATGGACAGCACCACGCAGCAGAACGCCGCGCTGGTTGAACAATCCTCTGCCGCTGCCGACTCGCTGGAAGAGCAGGCAAGACTGCTGAAGCAAGCGGTTTCCGTCTTCCGTCTGGCAAACTCGCAGCATGATGACACCCCAGCGGGTATCGCGTTTGCCGACCAAACGCATCGTCTGCACGCGCCGCGCTAA
- the xylB gene encoding xylulokinase — MYIGIDLGTSGVKAILLDEAGEVVASHSAALGISRPHPLWSEQAPEDWWQATDQALQGLAAAHSLRAVKALGLTGQMHGATLLDARQNVLRPAILWNDGRSAAQCRTLEQLVPTSRQITGNLMMPGFTAPKLKWVQENESDIFRQIDKVLLPKDYLRWRLTGEFASDMSDAAGTLWLDVAKRDWSDTLLEACSLNRKHMPTLYEGSQITGYLRADIASRWGMEPVPVIAGGGDNAAGAIGVGLYQTGQAMLSLGTSGVYFAVSDGFLSNPQHAVHSFCHALPNTWHLMSVMLSAASCLDWVARLTHAESVPAMLQEIASTPVDDKITPVWFLPYLSGERTPHNNPDAKGAFWGLTHQHGRPELAKAVLEGVGFALADGMDALHMTGLKPDSITLIGGGARSAYWRQMLADISGQTLEYRTGGDVGPALGAARLAQIAMHPHTPLADLLPPLPLEQVHQPDPQRHADYAERRRIFKTLYQQLSPLM, encoded by the coding sequence ATGTATATCGGTATTGATCTGGGTACTTCCGGTGTGAAAGCCATCCTGCTGGATGAAGCAGGCGAGGTAGTTGCCAGCCATAGCGCCGCGCTGGGTATTTCCCGCCCACATCCGCTCTGGTCAGAGCAAGCGCCAGAAGACTGGTGGCAAGCAACCGACCAAGCATTACAGGGGTTGGCGGCAGCACATAGCCTTCGTGCCGTGAAAGCGCTGGGGTTGACCGGGCAAATGCACGGGGCGACCTTGCTGGATGCTCGCCAGAACGTACTGCGACCCGCGATTCTTTGGAATGACGGACGCAGCGCGGCTCAATGCCGAACGCTGGAACAGTTGGTACCAACATCGCGTCAGATTACCGGCAACCTGATGATGCCGGGCTTTACCGCGCCCAAGCTGAAATGGGTGCAAGAAAACGAAAGTGATATCTTTCGTCAAATCGACAAAGTTCTGCTGCCGAAAGACTATCTCCGCTGGCGTCTGACAGGGGAATTTGCCAGCGATATGTCCGATGCGGCTGGAACGCTTTGGCTAGACGTTGCCAAACGAGACTGGAGCGATACCCTACTGGAAGCCTGCTCGCTGAACCGCAAACATATGCCCACGCTGTATGAAGGCAGCCAGATTACCGGCTATCTGCGAGCTGACATCGCCAGCCGCTGGGGTATGGAGCCCGTCCCCGTCATTGCTGGCGGTGGGGATAACGCAGCAGGCGCGATTGGCGTCGGGCTGTATCAAACCGGTCAGGCGATGCTGTCTCTCGGCACATCCGGCGTTTACTTCGCCGTCAGCGACGGCTTTCTCAGCAACCCGCAACATGCCGTACACAGTTTCTGCCACGCGCTGCCAAATACTTGGCACCTAATGTCCGTGATGTTAAGCGCCGCGTCCTGCCTCGACTGGGTCGCCCGCCTGACGCACGCAGAGAGCGTACCCGCGATGTTGCAGGAAATTGCCTCGACGCCAGTCGATGACAAGATAACGCCAGTGTGGTTCTTGCCCTATCTTTCCGGCGAACGCACGCCGCACAATAATCCCGATGCCAAAGGCGCATTCTGGGGGCTCACCCATCAGCATGGCCGCCCGGAACTGGCAAAAGCCGTATTGGAAGGTGTGGGCTTTGCGCTTGCCGACGGCATGGATGCACTGCATATGACGGGGCTCAAGCCCGATAGTATTACGCTGATTGGCGGCGGCGCACGTAGCGCCTACTGGCGGCAAATGCTGGCGGATATCAGTGGTCAAACGCTGGAGTACCGCACGGGAGGGGATGTCGGCCCTGCACTAGGTGCCGCGCGTCTGGCGCAAATTGCCATGCATCCACACACGCCACTGGCAGACCTTCTGCCACCGCTACCACTGGAACAGGTGCATCAACCGGATCCCCAGCGTCACGCCGACTATGCCGAACGGAGACGTATATTTAAAACACTCTACCAGCAGCTTAGTCCGCTGATGTAG
- the exaC gene encoding acetaldehyde dehydrogenase ExaC, whose product MAHDNLEGRSASGEYGSLNLKKRYDNFIGGAWVPPDAGQYFVNLTPVTGQPLCEVASSSTRDIDHALDAAHKAKAEWGGLSVQERALVLNRIADRMEQNLELLAQVETWDNGKPIRETSGADVPLAIDHFRYFAACIRAQEGGISEIDGDTVAYHFHEPLGVVGQIIPWNFPLLMACWKMAPALAAGNCIVLKPAKLTPMSVLILMELIQDLLPPGVINVVNGSGSEIGEYLATSKRVAKVAFTGSTEVGQQIMSYAAQNVTPVTLELGGKSPNIFFADVMDKEDSFFDKVLEGFTLFAFNQGEVCTCPSRALVQESIYDRFMERAIKRVEAIRIGNPLDSKTMMGAQVSAGQLDTILNYIDIGKKEGARVLTGGQRKAMPNGLAEGYYLEPTILFGKNSMRVFQEEIFGPVLAVTTFKTMDDALDIANDTEYGLGAGVWSRNGNIAYRMGRGIQAGRVWTNCYHAYPAHAAFGGYKQSGIGRENHKMMLEHYQQTKCLLVSYSDKPMGLF is encoded by the coding sequence ATGGCGCACGATAATCTCGAAGGCCGATCCGCATCTGGCGAATACGGCTCTCTTAATCTGAAAAAACGCTATGACAATTTTATCGGCGGAGCCTGGGTACCACCTGACGCTGGTCAGTATTTTGTCAATTTGACGCCAGTAACTGGCCAACCGCTGTGTGAAGTAGCCAGTTCGTCAACGCGAGATATTGACCACGCGCTGGATGCCGCTCACAAGGCAAAAGCGGAATGGGGTGGCCTGTCGGTGCAGGAACGCGCGTTGGTGCTTAACCGAATCGCGGACCGGATGGAGCAAAATCTTGAGCTGCTGGCGCAGGTGGAAACCTGGGATAACGGTAAACCGATACGCGAAACCAGCGGGGCAGACGTACCGCTAGCTATTGACCACTTTCGCTATTTCGCGGCCTGTATTCGCGCACAAGAAGGAGGGATTAGCGAAATTGATGGCGATACCGTGGCCTATCATTTTCATGAGCCTCTCGGCGTTGTCGGGCAAATCATTCCCTGGAATTTCCCGCTACTAATGGCCTGTTGGAAGATGGCGCCAGCGCTGGCTGCCGGTAACTGTATCGTGCTGAAACCCGCCAAACTGACGCCGATGTCAGTGCTGATTTTGATGGAACTGATTCAGGATCTGCTGCCACCAGGCGTCATCAATGTCGTTAATGGGTCGGGCAGTGAAATTGGTGAATATCTGGCGACATCGAAACGCGTTGCGAAAGTGGCATTCACCGGATCGACCGAGGTGGGCCAGCAGATCATGAGCTACGCGGCGCAGAACGTGACACCGGTAACGCTGGAACTGGGTGGCAAATCGCCGAACATCTTCTTTGCCGATGTGATGGATAAGGAAGACAGCTTCTTTGACAAAGTGCTCGAAGGCTTCACGCTGTTTGCCTTCAATCAGGGCGAGGTCTGTACCTGTCCGAGCCGCGCACTGGTGCAGGAATCTATCTACGATCGTTTTATGGAACGGGCAATCAAGCGCGTTGAAGCTATCCGCATCGGTAACCCGCTGGATAGCAAAACGATGATGGGGGCGCAGGTGTCCGCAGGCCAGCTTGATACCATCCTTAACTACATTGATATTGGTAAGAAAGAGGGCGCACGCGTGCTCACAGGTGGTCAGCGCAAGGCGATGCCGAACGGGCTTGCGGAAGGGTATTATCTGGAGCCGACAATATTGTTCGGTAAAAACAGTATGCGTGTCTTCCAGGAGGAAATTTTCGGACCGGTGCTGGCAGTTACGACCTTCAAAACGATGGATGATGCACTGGATATCGCCAACGATACGGAATACGGTCTGGGAGCTGGCGTGTGGAGCCGTAACGGTAACATTGCTTACCGGATGGGACGCGGTATTCAGGCCGGGCGCGTCTGGACCAACTGCTATCATGCCTATCCGGCACATGCGGCGTTTGGCGGCTACAAGCAGTCCGGTATCGGGCGTGAAAACCATAAAATGATGCTGGAACACTATCAGCAAACCAAGTGCTTGTTGGTGAGTTACTCTGATAAGCCGATGGGGCTGTTCTAA
- a CDS encoding acyltransferase → MTDKIGWIDNLRALACMMVVLIHSTTYYITAGGTPGDGHWDVANILNSASRVCVPLFFMISGYLFFGERRAGKTHFLRIGLCLLFYSTVALIYIATLTPINGLNSLHHALQKPIFYHLWFFYAIIVIYLLSPLITIKPVSGKYLAVLIILLAVVANPNTGRVEFEGFKLLPVNLYIYGDTFYYVLYAALGRALGVLEVPKKVVLAAIPFFIACVALIAMGTKHHTLLNDTFTQTFYIYCGPLVFLAAVSLLVVFKHYGSQRILPGFATISRHSLAIYGFHALIIHYLRTHDVMLPTHPVLNIFSVFAIALGASLLLSMALQKIDVRRWVS, encoded by the coding sequence ATGACGGATAAGATCGGCTGGATTGATAACCTGCGGGCGCTGGCCTGCATGATGGTCGTTCTGATTCATAGCACAACGTACTATATTACGGCGGGTGGCACGCCGGGCGACGGGCACTGGGATGTGGCGAATATCCTGAATTCTGCCTCGCGCGTCTGCGTTCCGCTGTTTTTCATGATCTCGGGCTATTTATTCTTTGGTGAACGTCGAGCGGGGAAGACGCATTTTCTGCGTATCGGCTTATGTCTGCTTTTCTACAGTACGGTCGCGCTGATCTATATTGCGACGCTCACGCCGATTAATGGCCTGAATTCACTGCACCATGCGCTGCAAAAACCGATCTTTTATCACTTATGGTTTTTCTACGCCATTATCGTGATTTATCTGCTTTCTCCGCTTATTACCATTAAGCCGGTATCAGGTAAGTATTTAGCTGTCTTGATTATCTTGCTGGCTGTTGTCGCTAACCCCAATACGGGGCGAGTGGAATTTGAAGGGTTTAAATTACTGCCCGTTAATCTCTATATTTACGGCGATACGTTTTACTACGTGCTGTACGCCGCGCTGGGGCGTGCGCTGGGCGTGCTGGAAGTACCAAAGAAAGTCGTGCTAGCTGCTATCCCCTTCTTCATTGCGTGTGTCGCGTTGATTGCGATGGGAACGAAGCACCACACATTACTGAACGATACGTTCACCCAGACATTTTACATCTACTGCGGCCCGCTGGTGTTTCTGGCTGCGGTCAGCCTTCTGGTGGTGTTTAAGCATTACGGTAGCCAGCGGATTTTACCGGGCTTTGCCACTATTTCGCGCCACTCGCTGGCGATTTACGGTTTCCACGCGCTGATCATTCACTATCTGCGCACGCATGATGTGATGTTGCCAACTCATCCGGTTCTCAACATCTTCTCTGTTTTCGCCATCGCGCTGGGGGCCAGCCTGCTGCTTTCGATGGCGCTACAGAAAATCGATGTGCGACGTTGGGTGAGTTGA
- the sodA gene encoding superoxide dismutase [Mn] produces MSYSLPSLPYAYDALEPHFDKETMEIHHSKHHQAYVNNANAALESLPELAALSAEELIAQLDKVPAEKRTALRNNAGGHVNHSLFWKGLKVGTTLTGDLKAAIERDFGSVDAFKEKFEQAAATRFGSGWAWLVLKDDGKLAVVSTANQDSPLMGEAVSGASGYPIVGLDVWEHAYYLKYQNLRPAYAKAFWNVLNWDEAAARFASAKK; encoded by the coding sequence ATGAGTTATTCACTGCCATCGCTGCCTTATGCTTATGACGCACTGGAACCGCATTTCGACAAAGAAACGATGGAAATTCACCATTCCAAACACCATCAGGCTTACGTCAATAATGCTAACGCCGCGCTGGAATCTCTGCCTGAACTGGCTGCATTGTCTGCTGAAGAGCTGATCGCTCAACTGGATAAAGTTCCTGCGGAGAAAAGAACTGCACTGCGTAACAACGCAGGTGGCCACGTTAACCACAGCCTGTTCTGGAAAGGCCTGAAAGTAGGCACGACGCTGACTGGCGATCTAAAAGCCGCCATCGAACGTGATTTCGGCAGCGTTGATGCATTTAAAGAGAAATTTGAGCAAGCAGCAGCAACCCGCTTCGGTTCTGGCTGGGCGTGGCTGGTACTGAAAGACGACGGCAAACTGGCCGTCGTGTCTACTGCAAACCAAGACAGCCCGCTGATGGGTGAAGCCGTTTCTGGTGCGTCTGGCTACCCAATCGTCGGTCTGGACGTATGGGAGCACGCTTACTACCTGAAATATCAGAACCTTCGTCCAGCTTATGCTAAAGCATTCTGGAACGTGTTGAACTGGGACGAAGCCGCTGCACGTTTCGCTAGCGCGAAAAAATAA
- the fdhD gene encoding formate dehydrogenase accessory sulfurtransferase FdhD: MQVFQVEGVHLPADAALEGATQHSVYHPDSLHQPQSDWLAEEVPVALVYNGISHVVMMASPKELEEFALGFSLSEGIIQSPADIYGIDVQTACNGIEVQIELSSRRFVGLKERRRAMDGRTGCGVCGVEQLAEIGKPIAPLPFTQTFSISKLENALVRLRDVQKIGQVTGCTHAASWVAPDGTLSGGSEDVGRHVALDKLLGTRAKQGWQQGAALVSSRASYEMVQKSAMCGVEILFAVSAATSLAVEVAQRCNLTLVGFCRPGHATIYTHPQRLSA; encoded by the coding sequence ATGCAGGTATTTCAGGTGGAAGGGGTTCATTTACCAGCGGATGCCGCCCTTGAAGGCGCAACGCAACATTCAGTCTATCATCCCGATTCGCTGCATCAGCCACAGTCTGACTGGCTGGCGGAAGAGGTGCCTGTTGCGTTGGTTTATAACGGCATATCGCATGTCGTTATGATGGCCTCACCGAAGGAACTGGAGGAGTTCGCTCTCGGGTTTTCCTTATCTGAAGGCATTATTCAATCACCGGCTGATATCTACGGCATTGATGTACAGACCGCCTGTAACGGCATCGAAGTACAGATTGAGCTTTCGAGCCGACGCTTCGTTGGGCTAAAAGAACGCCGCCGGGCGATGGATGGCCGCACAGGCTGCGGCGTATGTGGCGTAGAGCAACTTGCGGAAATCGGCAAACCGATCGCACCTCTGCCCTTCACGCAGACATTTTCCATTAGCAAACTTGAAAATGCGCTGGTGCGGCTGCGCGATGTGCAGAAGATCGGTCAGGTGACGGGTTGCACCCACGCCGCAAGCTGGGTCGCGCCAGACGGCACACTGTCCGGGGGGAGTGAAGACGTCGGCCGCCATGTCGCGCTGGATAAGCTGCTGGGTACCCGAGCAAAACAGGGGTGGCAGCAAGGCGCAGCGCTGGTTTCCAGCCGGGCCAGCTATGAGATGGTCCAAAAATCCGCCATGTGTGGCGTGGAAATCCTGTTTGCAGTCTCAGCGGCGACCTCGCTGGCCGTAGAGGTCGCACAGCGTTGCAACCTGACGCTGGTCGGTTTTTGTCGGCCGGGACATGCGACTATCTACACGCATCCACAGCGTCTAAGCGCGTAA